The following coding sequences are from one Kallotenue papyrolyticum window:
- the purD gene encoding phosphoribosylamine--glycine ligase, producing MKIMIVGGGGREHAIAWKLSQSPRVRELVIAPGNAGTAQLGRNVAIKATDLDAQVALAQAERPDLVVVAPDDPLALGLVDRLTAAGVRAWGPSAAAARIEASKALAKEVMRRAGIPTADYTVVDSYEQGERYVRAQGRPLVVKADGLALGKGVIVAETVDETLAALRRMLREGAFGAAGARVVLEERLSGEEISLLGFCDGRTVVPLLPSQDHKRLLDGDRGPNTGGMGAYAPVSRVDRRLAEQLTATILQPAVDALREMGTPFVGVLYAGLMLTAEGPRVLEFNARFGDPETQALLPLLESDLLEIMLASLEAGLHPDLVRWHADAAVCVVLAAQGYPEQPRRGDAIALPEALPEQTLLFHAGTARQNGQLVTAGGRVLNAVGLGETFATARARAYALAERIHFAGKQMRYDIGARELAR from the coding sequence ATGAAGATCATGATCGTCGGTGGCGGTGGTCGTGAACATGCCATCGCCTGGAAGTTGAGCCAATCGCCGCGCGTGCGCGAGCTGGTAATTGCGCCGGGCAATGCCGGTACCGCGCAGCTTGGCCGCAACGTGGCCATCAAGGCGACCGACCTTGATGCGCAGGTGGCGCTGGCGCAGGCGGAACGTCCCGATCTGGTGGTGGTCGCCCCCGATGATCCGCTGGCGCTGGGGCTGGTGGATCGTCTAACGGCGGCGGGCGTGCGCGCCTGGGGGCCGAGCGCGGCGGCGGCGCGCATCGAAGCCAGCAAGGCGCTGGCCAAAGAGGTGATGCGGCGTGCAGGCATTCCCACTGCGGACTATACGGTGGTGGACAGCTACGAACAGGGCGAGCGCTATGTGCGCGCGCAGGGTCGTCCGCTGGTAGTCAAGGCCGATGGGCTGGCGCTGGGCAAGGGTGTGATCGTCGCCGAGACGGTGGACGAGACGCTAGCGGCATTACGGCGCATGCTGCGCGAGGGTGCCTTTGGCGCGGCGGGCGCGCGCGTCGTGCTCGAAGAACGGCTCAGTGGCGAAGAGATCTCGTTGCTGGGCTTCTGTGACGGGCGGACGGTCGTGCCGTTGCTGCCCTCGCAGGATCACAAGCGGCTGCTGGATGGCGACCGTGGTCCCAACACCGGCGGCATGGGCGCGTATGCGCCGGTATCACGGGTGGATCGGCGCCTGGCCGAGCAGCTCACCGCCACGATCCTGCAACCGGCGGTGGATGCGCTACGTGAGATGGGCACGCCCTTTGTGGGGGTGCTGTATGCCGGGTTGATGCTGACCGCGGAAGGGCCGCGCGTGCTGGAGTTCAACGCGCGCTTCGGCGATCCGGAGACGCAGGCGCTGCTGCCGCTGTTGGAGAGCGATCTGCTGGAGATCATGCTGGCCTCGCTTGAGGCGGGGCTGCACCCCGATCTGGTACGCTGGCACGCGGACGCGGCGGTGTGTGTGGTGCTGGCGGCGCAGGGATATCCAGAGCAGCCGCGCCGAGGCGATGCGATCGCACTGCCTGAGGCGCTGCCGGAGCAGACGCTGCTGTTCCATGCCGGCACGGCGCGGCAGAATGGTCAACTGGTTACCGCGGGTGGTCGCGTGCTCAACGCCGTGGGGTTGGGCGAAACCTTCGCCACAGCGCGCGCACGGGCCTATGCGCTCGCCGAGCGCATCCATTTTGCCGGCAAGCAGATGCGCTATGACATCGGCGCGCGCGAGCTGGCGCGGTAG